Proteins from a genomic interval of Niabella soli DSM 19437:
- a CDS encoding NADPH-dependent assimilatory sulfite reductase hemoprotein subunit: MSEKNNLSGTEKIKMASQGLRGTLKESLKDDYTGAIREDDQALVKFHGMYMQDDRDRREERSQKKLEPYYMYMIRLRLPGGFMTPEQWIGLHHIAGKHSTGTIKITTRQTIQLHGILKSHIKPTISSFNTLHLDSIAACGDVNRNVTCASHPKESPLHEELYQLAREISARHLPKSRGYYEIWMDAEKLVETTEEDPLYQDRYLPRKFKIGIAIPPNNDIDVFINDLGLIAIIEDGKLKGFNLAAGGGLGSTHGNAATYARLGSMLGYVPKENIFKAIYEVITVQRDFGNRSDRKQARIKYTIDKMGVEQYKEEVEKRCGFKFEPARPYAFTSRKDAFGWSQNHEGKWYYTLFIENGRVVDENNYPLKTGLLKIAETGKANFRFTCNQNLIISDILDVDKAEIEAILKEHQIIQTTSEASPARRNSMACVALNTCGLAMAEAQRYLPTLITKLEPVLQKHELEQDDIIIRMTGCPNGCGRSPNAEIGFVGTSLGKYNLHIGGDRLGERLNTKYKDSLNETQILETLDELFGVYVKERAPEETFGDFSQRKWIQPNL, from the coding sequence ATGAGCGAGAAAAATAATTTATCGGGTACGGAGAAAATAAAAATGGCCAGCCAGGGGCTGCGGGGCACGTTGAAAGAAAGTCTGAAAGATGATTATACCGGCGCTATCCGGGAAGACGATCAGGCGCTGGTCAAGTTTCATGGCATGTACATGCAGGACGACCGCGACCGCCGCGAAGAAAGAAGTCAGAAAAAACTGGAACCTTACTATATGTATATGATCCGGCTGCGGCTCCCCGGAGGTTTTATGACACCGGAACAATGGATCGGCCTGCACCATATTGCTGGTAAGCATTCTACCGGCACTATAAAAATTACCACCCGGCAAACCATCCAGCTACATGGCATTTTAAAATCGCATATTAAACCGACCATTAGTTCGTTTAATACGTTGCATCTGGATTCTATTGCCGCCTGCGGCGATGTAAATCGTAATGTTACCTGCGCTTCGCATCCAAAAGAATCACCACTGCATGAGGAATTGTATCAGTTAGCCCGGGAGATCAGTGCGCGTCATCTGCCTAAAAGCCGCGGTTATTATGAAATATGGATGGACGCTGAAAAACTGGTAGAGACCACCGAGGAAGATCCCCTTTACCAGGACCGCTATCTTCCCAGGAAATTTAAAATAGGTATTGCCATACCCCCTAATAATGACATTGATGTGTTCATTAATGATCTGGGATTGATCGCCATAATTGAAGATGGTAAACTAAAAGGCTTCAACCTCGCTGCCGGCGGCGGTTTGGGCTCTACGCATGGTAATGCGGCTACCTATGCCCGGCTGGGAAGCATGCTGGGATATGTTCCAAAGGAAAATATTTTTAAAGCCATTTACGAAGTCATTACGGTACAACGCGACTTTGGCAATCGCAGCGACCGGAAACAGGCCCGCATAAAATACACCATCGACAAAATGGGTGTGGAGCAATACAAGGAAGAAGTAGAAAAACGCTGCGGCTTTAAGTTTGAACCGGCACGCCCTTATGCGTTTACCAGCAGGAAAGATGCCTTTGGCTGGTCGCAAAACCATGAAGGTAAATGGTACTATACCCTGTTTATCGAAAACGGGCGGGTAGTGGATGAAAACAATTACCCCTTAAAAACAGGCCTGCTGAAAATAGCAGAAACCGGTAAAGCCAATTTCCGTTTTACCTGCAATCAAAATTTAATCATCAGCGATATCCTCGATGTCGACAAAGCGGAGATAGAAGCCATCCTGAAGGAGCACCAGATCATCCAAACCACTTCAGAAGCCAGCCCGGCCCGCAGAAACTCGATGGCTTGTGTAGCGCTGAATACCTGTGGTTTGGCTATGGCGGAAGCACAACGGTATCTTCCGACACTGATCACAAAACTGGAACCCGTTTTGCAAAAACATGAGCTGGAGCAAGACGATATTATTATAAGAATGACCGGCTGTCCCAATGGTTGCGGGCGTTCTCCAAATGCGGAGATCGGTTTTGTAGGCACTTCGCTCGGAAAATATAATTTGCACATAGGCGGCGATCGCCTGGGAGAACGGCTGAACACCAAATATAAAGACAGTCTGAACGAAACACAGATCCTGGAAACGCTGGACGAGCTTTTTGGTGTTTACGTAAAAGAAAGAGCGCCGGAGGAAACCTTTGGTGATTTCTCGCAACGGAAATGGATCCAACCCAACCTGTGA